In Harmonia axyridis chromosome X, icHarAxyr1.1, whole genome shotgun sequence, a single window of DNA contains:
- the LOC123686111 gene encoding histone-lysine N-methyltransferase SETMAR-like, translating to MIILCIWSWHCNSQSRAILVLSFLFEYFIKRKWSWSKRGESSETVAKLGLKGIIYYELLPYGTTVHSELYCRQPDCLRETMTQKWTASANRGGIVSHEDKAIPHSKKTHQKLRELGWEVFMHPPYSPNLVPSDYHLFLSMANNFAGEKFASTEAWENQLSQFFTNSDVGLYERGIMILT from the coding sequence ATGATTATACTGTGTATATGGTCCTGgcactgtaacagccaatcacgcgcaatatTAGTTTTGTCGTTTCTGTTCGAGTATTTTATCAAACGAAAatggtcgtggtcgaaacgcggtgagtcgTCGGAAACGGTGGCGAAGCTAGGATTGAAAGGAAtcatctactatgagctgctcccctacggcacaactgttcaCTCAGAACTGTACTGTCGACAACCGGACTGTCTGAGGGAAACAATGACCCAGAAGTGGACAGCTTCGGCCAATAGGGGAGGAATTGTGTCCCATGAGGACAAAGCCATACCACACTCGAAAAAAACTCACCAGAAGCTcagggagcttggttgggaggtttttatgcatccaccttatagtccgaaTCTGGTCCCAAGTGATTATCATCTGTTCCTGTCTATGGCGAACAactttgctggtgaaaaattcgcttcaacagaggcttgggAAAAtcaactgtctcaattttttaccAATAGCGACGTGGGCCTCTATGAGAGGGGCATAATGATATTAACTTGA